The nucleotide sequence TGTGGGACTTCAGGCGGAACTTAATTTTGCTCAGCAAGGCTGGAAAGAACAATTCGATGCAAACCCTCAGTATGCATACAGTCGCATCATCAACTATGTTGAACTACCTTTCCTGACTCATATTTATTTTGGAGGCAAAGGAGCTAAGTTTTTCTTAAACCTGGGTCCTAAAATTGGTTACGCTATAAGTGATAAAACGGACAGTAACCTGGGAGATGCTACTCCTAACACAACGAACGAACAGCACAATATGGCCATAGACAATAAATTTGACTGGGGATTATGTGGCGGACCAGGATTGGAAGTGCGTACAGGGATTGGTTATTTTCTTCTTGAAGGCCGCTATTATTATGCTTTAGGAAATATATTCGGGAGCCGAAAAGAAGATTTCTTTGAGCAGTCGCCCGGACAGGTCCTTTCTGTAAAGTTAACCTACCTCCTTCCTTTATTCAAATAACATAGTTATCTTACAAATAATAAAAACAAAAGCCGGCGAATCAAATAGTGATTCGCCGGCTTTTGTTTTATTATTAAATTCCCTTAAACAGTTTTTATCTTAACCGCTCAAGCGATCTTACCAACGCTTCGTCAGCACCAATATTGCGAACAGCAAGATAAGTAAGAA is from uncultured Macellibacteroides sp. and encodes:
- a CDS encoding porin family protein, giving the protein MKRKFYSTLSALLLTAVVYSQEVFKPELAVGVSFGTSFSSVGFSPKVQQGMLRGYTGGVTARYNTEKNVGLQAELNFAQQGWKEQFDANPQYAYSRIINYVELPFLTHIYFGGKGAKFFLNLGPKIGYAISDKTDSNLGDATPNTTNEQHNMAIDNKFDWGLCGGPGLEVRTGIGYFLLEGRYYYALGNIFGSRKEDFFEQSPGQVLSVKLTYLLPLFK